The DNA region atgttttcaaattcttctcTTACTTTACGAACTttaccatcatcatcttcttctttcttttcctcttctccCTCTTTGGCGGTTAATTCACCTATATCGTTATTGTCGttatcatctttttttggttcagcgacatcttcatcttcaacatTTTCGCTTTCTTCTACCTttgcttcttctgcttctgcttctgcttctgcttctgcttcttgttcttgttcttgttcttgttcttgttcttgttcttcgtCGTTCTTTTGTTCGGCCTTGGTTTCTTGCTCTACTTGGCTGATTTTCTCTGTTTCTATGGCCTCAGCTGCCACTTCAGCGGAGCTTAAAGTTTCATTAGGTGCGCTCGTGGCATGCTTTGGAATTTCGCCATTTTGGATAGATTTTGCGTTTACACtatcaatatcttcatccttTATAGATTCGTCACCAAAAGTAGAAGGTTGCTCATTTGCCACTGGCGCCTCCGGTTTATTTTGCGCGCCAGGCACGTATTTTTGCTGTTGAAGAGGTGGTTCAGGTTGAGGTTTCTGTTGCTGTAACTTCAAGTTTTCTTGGTATTTAACCCaagctcttcttttcaaaacctcAAAATAATCTTGTATGGGCCCATTGGATTTCTTATCTCTAAAGACCAACTCACCATCACCGCTAAAGTAGTCATCGTTGTCATCTACCAAATACCAATTACCGGCTTCCAAATCGTTAGCAAATAATAGTAAGAACTCTCCCCAATTTCCGGCAACAACGAATTTGGTATCAAAGTCTCTACCAAATGTTATGACTTGAGCATATTTACCGTTGGGACCGGGTGCCAAGTCTACACCGATATGGTTACCAGCATTATCCGATATTAATGGGATCCAAGCTGGATGAGCATATACCGGTTGTACAGCATTTGGTGGAATAGATTTTTGATCTGGGATGTTTGGTAACTTGAACTTGTTACTGAGTGGTCTTTCCATGGATGAAGAGGAACCCGTGGATTTGACGTGTGACAAGCCTTGTTGGGATCTTTTGTTCAAATTCTTTGCGACGTTTCTCCAAGCTTGAGTCATGGCTACAACCTGATCTAAAGTCATTAATTCGAGTCCATAAAACAAGCCTGAAGTACCGGTCATCGACTCCAAATCTTCTTGCCCGTCGTGAATTCTGAAGGAGGCCTTCACCGAACTGGGAAAGCTAACTTCCAAGTCTTCCTCAGCATGAGTGATATCGTTTTGGGTGCAAGGGTCACTCAAAGTTGCATTTAAGTCTGGATTGTGTTCACTAGTCCAAAATTCGATGTGTCTCCAAGCCAAGAGAGCTTCGGAAACACCGTCATTAGAGTCCGCGGAAGtaaattcatcaatatttATATCGTCATTGGATGTCGTACCGTTTTGGAATCCCATGCtcatttcttcatccaCGCTATTCAGATGCATTTGGGAGGGATTGGCTTGCCCATTATTATTGTCCAGACGTTTGCCCATGTTGAAAGTGGGGGATTGGTCGGGGTTATACTCTGCATAGTGGTCGTCAGTGCTGAGAGAATACACCCATTCTttgacttttcttttaaacaTATCCATTGCGTCCCTAGTGTCTGCTGGATTACTGCCTGTTCtgtttttgtctttgttaTATTTTGTCTAGCGTTTGGTTATAAAGCTAGTctcttgttgtttgttttcaatatttcgATAATTATAGCCAAACacgaaaaatgaaattagCGGATTTAATTTTGtacctttatttttaattgacTTGATTATTGAAGGGTGTCTACGTATGTACTTCTGTATTGAGGAAAGCAAGCTTTGCAAAGATTGGGTTGGGTTCGATATTGCGTAAGCAGCACAAATAGACAGTCTGTAATGGAGCCAGGAAGGAAATTCAGCCTTTTTAGCTACGGTGCAAAAACATTCTTTGATCTCGAGTAAGGAAAACTGAcctccaaaaaaagaaaaaaagaacaatctGCGAGTTTTTcgctttccttttttttttcctttttttttggcttcCATAGGGTTTTCAAGCCCTATCTCGAAAAAATCTGCAAGCCCTACACACGTGACAGTAGGGCTTGATGGATGCCTTTTTGCGGCAATGACGTAATAAAAATGCAGGGATCTGATAATGCTCCAATACGGAAAACCgtaaacaaagaaaatatccCAAAGGGGAAAGCAATTAACCCGAAACGGTGCGAATAGCTGTGCCATGGATGCTACGCCTTGCAGGCAGGTAAATGCTCTAGTGTGGAGCGTGCATCTTGCGATGATCCTCTGTCGACTTGCAGTCTCATACGCTTGTCCTAaccacttttttttttttccatttcaatGAGCAGTCAATTTGAGTTAGTATGTATCATACGTGAGAGTGTTTTGCCGATATCTGTAGTTTTATTTAGAAAGAACTTCATAACCCACCAAAAAGCTTCTTAGTGCGCGTTGATTGTAGACTAGGAAAACTAACTTTTTGCTGCTCCTTCCTTTTGAAACAGGGCTTGAAAACGTCATAAAACTACACAAAGCAATAACAGAACTTTCAATGAGTTATCCCACTTCAGTGTCACAAAGCGAGATGAACAACCTTACCAGAGATGTGCAAACTACGTCGATGTCTTGCGCAGAGAAGGATGTAACAAGAGGTTATTTCGACCAGTCCACGAAGGATAGCTCGAAACATGCACATCTTACAAAGGTGAATGCAAAGCACTCACTTCACAGGTGCGTCTTCAAGAAGCCAtacaaaagcaagaaagtTGCGGAAGAACAAAGGAAGACTCTGAACACACAGCTTAGACAGAAATTCATTTCGCCATCAGACAACTTGCTTTCACCATGCTCAAGGAAACTGAATGATCATAAGTCAAAACTATTTGTTGCCAAATCGCAACCCAAAAGACTCGACTTTGCACACAGCAAGCAGAGTATACTGACCAGTTCAAAGGTGGTTGCCGAATCCGATAATGACTGCGATGACGACGATTTGTTTATTAGCTAAATGTATTGTGTCTTTTGCTACATATGTTTTCCAATAATATACGAGGAATGCAGAATAATGCTcatttttctatttcttaGAAAGcatacacatatatatgtttttaCGTatcgttgtttttttatattcaCAGGTAAATAGCGTTCAAATATTATTACTTAAATTCATAAAGATCTCTTTGTTTCTGCTATTTATTTGCTCCTCTCGTTAATTCTCGCGTCTACCATTGTGTTCAATAACAATGCTTCATTATCCAAGACGACTCTATTAGGAGAGTTGGCCAGGATCTTGGCAATGTCCCTGGCAGTAtccaatcttttcaattccaCGTAATCTTTCGATTTTTTGATGGCTTCACCAATCAGCTCTGCAGATTTGGCCTCACCCTGTGCCTTCACTACCATTCCTTGCTTTTCTTGTCTAGCCTTATCAACCACAAATGCCGCTCTCTGGGCATCTTGTTGAGCAATTTGCTTGGCTTCTACAGCATTGGTAAACTCAGGCGAAAAGGTCATGTATGTAATGGAAACATCATCTAACAAGATATTGAATCTGCTTGCACGACGAACCAAGTTCTCACGAATCAACCGAGaaactttttctctttgagTGATTAGTTGCGACGCATTGAATTGGGCTACGACAGCCTTTAAAACTTCGTTGACAATAGAGGGTAGAACTCTTTCGTCATAATCCTGACCTAAAGTTCTATATATGGTAGGCAGTTGTCCCACGTCTGGTCTAGAAAGCACTCTACAAGTGATATTCACCATTTGCAAGTCTTTGGTACCCGTCAAAGACGCAACATTACGAGGTTTGGCTCTCACATCAAAGATGATTGGGGTGTCGATCCAAGGGAAGATAAAATGCGTACCTTCGTTGAAAATCCTGGTGGAGACACCATTCAACCTGGAATAAACAATGGCTCTATGACCACCGTCCACATTAAATAGCGCATTATTCACTAAAAGAGCACCACCTCCAAGCAAAATCAAACCACTAATCCCTGCAAATGCTCCCCCTGGGGAGGGCATTTTGCCCTTGCCTCCGGGCTGCTGTACCCTAGACaactgtttttgaaacGCCTTTGCGTACCTTTGAAACTCACCGGGTGATCTGTTCATTGGCAATGATTACTGATATATTCCTAGTAACGACTAACTGTACTTGTTTGAATCTTACGTCCTTCTCCTCCAGCACCGCTTTTTCCGATATCCTCTTAGCTTAGAACCTGCCCTTTTTTGCCATTGCTTAGATACCAAAGTAGTGCAAGGACAAAGTTTTTGCCACTTCTCCTCGTCAGTAGTGATTTCATGTTATTAGCTATAAGGAAATCATAGAATATATAACATCCCACAAAATGCCTGCATGAAGCAATCTACTGATGAATACTAGTTGTGAGACAAAATATTGAAAGAGTCATTCAGACTGCTATTGTAATTAGGCGCGACCTTATATTGTTGAATTTGCACGAGCACAATAGCATCTGTGCTTACCCGGCTGTTGTTTCTCCAAATGGGACCTCTCATCATAATATCCACTTAAAGGGTCTTGTTAATAAGGGTTCTTCCTGTTCTGCAGCAAGTGTTGGATACATAAATACACGGAcagaaaacagaaaactGTATAATAATGTCTGGACACCCTTTGCACCAAGCGTGCATGGAAAATGACTTTGTCAAAGTACAAGAACTGCTTCATTGCAAACCTTCGTTGCTGCTAGAGAAGGACCTGGATGGCAGGATCCCGCTACACTGGTCGGTTTCCTTCCAAGCACACGAAATCACTagttttttgatttctaaAATGGAAGATGTGAATCTGGATGATTATCCAGACGAATCTGGATGGACGCCATTCCATATTGCCTGCTCAGTCGGAAATTTAGACGTGGTGAAATCTCTATACGATAGACCTATCAAACCGGATTTGAATAAGGTCACCAACCAAGGCGTCACATGCCTACATTTGGCAGTTGGTAAAAAATGGTTTGAAGTGTCCAAATTCTTAATTGATAATGGCGCCTCCGTGAGAATCAAAGACAAGTTCAATCAAATCCCACTACACAGAGCCGCATCCGTGGGCTCTTTAAGATTGATTGAGTTGCTATGTGATGTGGGCAAAAGCCCTGTGAATTGGGCCGATAAGCAAGGTTGGACTCCAATATTCCACGCTTTAGCTGAGGGGAATGGTGACGCTGCCGTATTGTTAGTAGAAAAGTATAACGCCGAGTACGATCTTGTGGATAATAAAGGCGTTAAGGCAGAAGATGTTGCCCTCAATGAACAAGttaaaaagtttttcctAAATAATGTATAAAAcatttaatatatatcgACGAACCTCACATATCAATATTATTCTCAAATAGCAGTTCAGAGCCACAGTAAATCCCACTATTATTTTCGTTATTGGGTAATTGTTCGTTTTCGTCAATTGAAGCAATTAACAACAAGCCGCTTTgtttaatatttttggtCAATGAGGGGCATATCTTTAATGTTTCATGTGGGATAGTAACACCCAGCAAGTTATTATTAATGGCAAATTGAATCATTGTATGTATGTTCAAAGGCGCAGTATCCAAATATGACATCTTTTGAGGGTTCACGGCCAGCTCTTTCAAACAATTTGGTGTATCGCTTATAAACTTACCAGTGTTTGAGTCTCTAAAcagatttttcatttgcaaTAATACCGGGAAGTTGGGTTGTTTCCAGTTCAAAATCGAACAAGCCTCCCAATTACATGAACTGAAAACTATTTGACGCATACTCTCACTCCCGTTATGACGTAAAAATCTTTCATgctcaaaaataatgagCAACAACTTATCAATGAACTCATTAATGTTTATAAAAGGGGAAATTTTAACGGGAATAGtgtcaatttcttcatcggtAGGGAAACAAACCCGGACCACTAACTGAACTGATCCTGGAATGACTTCTAATAAACTTCTCAATGGGAAAATTCTTGACGACAAATATTGCTTTAAAGTCACTTCGTTGAAACTTCCATCAATCTTACCCAAATCGTAGTCCACTAGTTTTCCTAACTGTTCTTTCGTGAGGTCATTCAATAAAATCTTTGTCCCTCTGAACTCGACAAAGGGTTTTGGGGCTGCTACTATTGTTCCATCATTCAAAGTGCAAACTAGTATGCTTACGAAACTACCATTTAAGGATGATGAAGTGACAAAATTGCCTTCCTTGCTAGAAGATGTCATCATATCACCTCCTGTAGATTTCCAATAGGGTTCATACTTTATGATTTTTAATGGGTTTCCTGGATATGGGAAAATAATTTGATAGTCGAAAGTAAGACATCCAATATTGTTTAGTCTTGTATCAAACAAGGGTAGATTTATGGTTGTAATACTGTTCATTGCAGGTTTTATACAATGGTATGACATTGCTGTTGTTTTGGCAATTATTCTTGTACCAAAAGCGggaaatatttcaaaatccaTGGAAAAATCCTTGATGGAATCAACTTGAAAGATGAGTTCACCGTCGTCATGATCTTCACTaatttcttcgtcatcttcttcatcgttcGTCTCACTGAtgtttttaccaaaatcattgttttcatcaacTCTAACAGGTAGAATTATATTACGAGGTAATATTTCAGGTAAATTGGAAGACAAAGTAATTCTTCctggtgaagaagacataATAATGCCGTTATCTTTAGTCAATTTGATGGATTCAAGACCTGGTTTTAGTTTCAGttttataaaaattttcttttccaaaaaattgtGACCATATTTTCTAAGGGGAATAATAGGCGGAGGTAAAGCAAAGTCTGGAATGCTGTCTGGAATGTCCAGATCTGATTTATTGTCATTTGGAGTTAAAGCGATCGTGCTAGCCTGTAGCCTTTTGATTTGAGCATCTGCTtcatttaaatatttggGTGCAAGATTCGTTGGTGTTTGTAGAAGTGCATTCAAAACACCGACGTGACTCTCCCATAATGCATAAAATAATGGAGAATGTCCATTATCGTCCTCAATATCTAAGCGTGCTCCATTTCTCAATAGTTCACCGATAACTTCAGAATGACCAGATCGAACAGCATAAAAAATAGGAGTCCATTTGTTGAAGCCATCGATTTCATTGGGGTCCGCACCATATTGAATTAACAGTTGGATTAATTGTGCATCACCACCAATTTTGGCTACTATATGAAGGGTACATAAACCAGTCgagtttttcttgaaaagtgGTTGACATAAATGTTGAGAACTTTGTTTGTTATGATCAGCGTTTTGTTTACTCCGTATTTCCAAGAGTAATTTAGCAGCATCGTGGTTATTGAATTTACAAGCAACGTTCAAAGGATCAAATTGGACTTTAGCAGAGCTGATTATATTCTTACTGTAGTCTAAGACTGGCTTTTCAACAGGGGATGCATTTGCACCACCGATGGTTAACAAGTCCCTCACGACATCTATGTGGTTGTTAGTGATAGCCAATACCAAAGGTGTCTTAGAATCGCTATCAATCGGATCAATATCTTTTAAAAGATTGGTAATCAATAAAGAATGAACAAATTCCAATTTACCTAGTTCTGAAGCATAATGTAGCGGTACCCGCGCGTGTATATCTTGAGCATTCAGTAACTTCTGGACTGTTTCTTTGGATAATTTTGAAGTCGTTAAAGCTTCATCAAGAACGAATAAACGAGATTGGTTTGGGCAGCTTGCGGCTTCATGAAATACGTTTTTTCGTGAGAATACTTggtcatcttcatcacaATATGACAAATCGATATGGTCTTGGTTGCTTTTGTAAAAGATATGCAAGGAGTTATCGTCTAGAGGGCTAGCCACCAACAATAAGAATAGTGTAGTTAGGCATTCCTTCAACAGGGAAAACACATTTTTATGAAATGATTCCGAAGCATTTTGTAATAAATATGTAAAGATCTTGGCCTCCCTGAAATTTCTTAATAATGCGTGCTTCCTTTGGATGTCTTTAACAGTCGtaatattcaaaatttccTTGTACCAGTTTTCGATTTCCATCTCCATATCGagggaagaagaagatggtgcagaaaaaatatgttgAAGTTGGTTTTCGGAAGTTTTTGATGTCGCTAACTGGTAACTGTTAAGCTCTCTTTTTCCGTCATTATTATCCTCACTAACGAAATCATTGGATTCTAAGCCTGCCGTcctattgttattgtcaATGTCATTTAACTCCAAAAGAATGTGTAAAGTTTCATCGTTTAGTTTGAGTGGCCCATCCTTAGTGAATATTGGTTGAATAGAGACAACCGTAGCAAGATAAAAATCTTTATCATGAGACTGAGACCTTTTATCccactttttcaaagcttttgaaaacccCGTTTTGTTTAGTTCAACATACTGCTCCAAATTCCTTaaatctttttgaaattttttaaaagcCGCATAcaagtttttgaatgaagTAGCTTGGTTGGAAGTTAATTTACCATTTGACTTGTAGTCATTGTATTTTGAGTGCAAAATGTTAAACTTTATTCTCAAATCAGATTCTCTTGCCAAGTAATATCCATTGACCTTTTCGAGTTCTCTTTCCagtttaaagaaaaatgcagctttgttttcttgcaATCTCTGAtgtatgattttttcatctatATCATCTAATGTCAAATGTAGATCTAACTCCGAGCTCGTCTTTAAAGTGGGAATAGCCAACTGTTTGATTAGTTTTTTCAGAGCCTTGTAATCAATAAAATGACTATTATACTCCGCCAATTCCAGCTGTCTAGCTTCCAGATATTTGCCGAACTTCATGACACGCCTATCTGTTTATTTCCCTCAAAAGTTCGGTGTGAAAGTAGTCTCTTCTACAGTTACACTGAAAACAAAGTTCTGTTATTGGTAGCTTTGAAACAGCAGGCCTTAGGAAAGCTTAGCTAGTTGAGCTGGTGctaattgaaaaacaaaacaaaattccTTGTACCTGTACgttgcaaagaaaaataattatGTAATCCACTTAAAGGGGCTCTCAGAAGTTTGCTAAAGAGTTAAATGGAGTGTAAATAAGTGTTGGTGGTGGTCCTTACGCTAGTCTCGAGCCATCGCCAAGTAGCTGATAAAATTGATTACTTGTGCCCTTATTCGCACGTGCCGTACAACCTGTACCTCACACTGAAATGTGTGATattatcaagaaaacataTTATTTCGGAGGAAACTCACGGCGGTGAGCTGTGTGTGATAAGGcactttgttcttcttcgcattttcttttttttcgtttctgCATAAAAGAAACGGTTAATTGCATTGGATGCACATCTTTTCGTTCTATAGACTAGCGTGACCAAAATTATTCACGTGGTGCTACTAAGGCACGTGCTTTCTGTTAAGCAGGCTATTAGTTAGCTATCACAGGCGTGTCTCAATCCATAGTACAATTCGTAAAATGCCATAAGGCAAGTCTTTCAGCCATCTGGCTCTTTTTTGGATACAAGGCCGAGCAAATTTGGCCCTACACCCTAGTTTGTCCAAAGGTACTTGAAGCCGCTAGGGCAAACAATCGTAGACACTTTATTTCTACAAATGCCTTGCTTCGTGGTTCCAGGTTCGTTTAGCGGCCACTCaatagaaaatatcttGACTTAGTTTCCTATTTTCTTacaaatttaaaaaaacaccTTCACTCTTTACATTCTTGAAACAACGCGAGGTTCTTTGCGCCGTGCTATTGAGCAAGACAACTGCACCTGATACGAGCCACGTCTAACCAAGTTTGTTGACCATATCGGGGAGCGCAAACATCATTCGCTTGCTCGCCAGGACTTTATCGACTAAGCTGTGGGACCGCAACAATGCTGAAAGACAAGAAGACTTCGAAAATAAGCTTATATCCGCGTTTGCGCTTGAACTTTTGCTGGAAAACGAgctaaaaatatattttttaagttcTCTCTGATCTCGTAAACAAGGCCAACTGAAACTGATAGTCTACGCAGTAAATATATCCGGCATTTGTTCAATCGGATCTTCTGGCCGATAGAActcattttcttggtcCAATGGTGTCAAATGTAAATGTCCGATTACTAATCGCTACTTAAATGCGGACGCCCTAACGCATCCCGGAAAAGTTATTTTCAGATCTTCCCCCGAAGAAATCCACGCAGGAGTCCCCTAGAATAAACTTATTGTCCTGAGGCTCACACATAATGGCTTCATTGTTGCTCagaaatacaaaaacaGCAACTTTTTGTACGAAGCTTTTGCGACTGTCGAATCATTGTCGAATTGTTGTCGCTGAAATTCTCTCACCACTTATATCTCTTAATGACTGGGAAAAGGAACAGCGCCAACTAGAAgaccttttgaaaaaatgtcaTATAAAAGGTGTTGGAACTTAAAGTATACACTTTTGCTTGTATTAATCTGATATTTAGTTGATTGTTTAGGTGTAATAGTTAAAACTGAATATATAAAGTCATCTTAAAAATGCTATCCGAACACACCCGTACTATAATTAAAGCTACTGTTCCAGTCTTGGAACAGCAAGGCACTGTCATCACGCGTactttttacaaaaatatgCTTGCTGAACACACAGAACTACTCAACATTTTTAACAGAACTAATCAGAAAGTTGGTGCGCAACCAAATGCCCTGGCCACCACTGTTTTGGCTGCTGCCAAGAACATTGACGACCTGTCCGTTCTTATGGATCATGTTAAGCAGATTGGCCATAAACACCGTGCTTTGCAGATCAAGCCTGAACACTATCCAATCGTCGGTGAATATTTACTGAAAGCCATCAGGGAGGTTTTAGGTGACGCTGCTACCCCTGAAATTATTAGCGCTTGGGGCGAGGCTTACCAGGCTATTGCTGATGTCTTCATCactgttgaaaataaaatgtaCGAAGAAGCTTCATGGTCAGGTTGGAAACCGTTCGAAATTACGGCTAAAGAGTATGTTTCCTCTGAAGTTGCTCAATTCACTGTTAAACCAAAGGTCAATTCCGGCATTGACTTGGCAATTTTGCCAATTACTCCAGGTCAATATATTACTGTAAACACTCACCCAGTTAGACAGGGGAATCAGTACGACGCTTTAAGGCATTATTCACTCTGTTCTGCTTCTGCCAAGGACGGTTTGAGATTTGCAGTCAAGATGGAAGCCGCTAGAGATGATTATCCTGCAGGCCTGGTCTCTGAGTATTTACACAAAGACGCTAAAATCGGGGATGAAATAAAGCTAAGTGCTCCAGCTGGTGATTTTACCATTAACAGAGAATTGATCAACCAGACGAAAGTTCCATTAGTACTATTATCCTCTGGTGCTGGTGTTACACCAATTTTAGCCATGTTGGAAGAACAGGTTGAATGCAACCCGGAAAGACCAGTTTATTGGATTCAATCTTCTTACGATGAAAAGACACAAGCCTTCAAAAAGCACGTTGATAGACTACTAGCCAGATGTTCAAATGTTGAGAAGATTATTGTCCATACTAACACTCAACCGATGATTGATGCTAAATTCTTAAAGGAAAGGACACCTGCACATGCAGATGTGTACACCTGTGGCTCTTTAGCCTTCATGCAAGCTATGCTTGGACATCTTAGAGAATTGGAACACCGCGACGACATGATACATTACGAACCTTTCGGTCCAAAGATGTCGACTGTCAATGTTTAAGAGAGTAGACTTGGAAAATACGATTTATTAATGACGACCTATATtagatttatttttctacACGAAGCTAAAtcataaaggaaaaaaagttttttattttagaaAAATACATGAGTTTCTTATAGTTGATGTAGTCGGTATTTTTTAGTAGAGAACCGTATCAGGAATTTTCAGTTTGGAATATTCAGATATATGTAGAGGTGGTTATGTATTTAtaagatttttgaatatggAAAGCACgctaaaatttttatttgataTTAACCCCAGTCCAGTCTTTGATTGCGTCCCCTGTTTTTTCTACATCTTTGTTGAGCCACTTCTTTGCATCGTGGTAATACTGGGCAGATGTGTTACTGaatcttttgatttttcccCATGCACGATCttgtttttgaacaaatttAGGAAAGGAGTTCTTCTCTAAATCATGAGCAAGACCCATGACATTATTGAATGTGCTTGGCATTACATACGCAAAGCAACATGAGCCCAATATAAGGGGCATGGTAGCACGAAGTAGCcatgttcttcttctcgtTAAGACAGATCCTGTCATAAAGGCAACTAAAGTGGACGATAAGCCTGGTATTAGACGTTCTTCTGGGTCAGTATGTAAGCTTGCAATAGTCGACGTAAAACTCTTTTCACGAGCGTAATACTTCCCGACAACCTCATCTATTTTCGTTGCTGCTTTATCCCATTTGGCAGACAACTTTAGTCttctttcattgaaaaattttttcatgtaCGCTGGATCACGTACTGAAATACCGTCTACAAGTTCATTTTCTCCAATAAACCTCATAACTCTTTGTGAAAGAACGCCTTGCTTggcttccttttcattaataGTGGCCTCTTTAGCGTCTGAGGAAATTACTGTAGCGTTTTCTGGCGGAACAATCTTCTCTTCCACTGGGTCTAACTCGCGGTAAAAGTTCTTTGTCATTATTTATGGTTCTTTCCTTGAATACACCTGCTgttttgctcttttctcAAACATTTTAATCAGCATTAAGATAACTGCTCTTCACCACTTGATAATTCGGGGAAATCTTATTCGCttttaatttcaaaaactcttgGTTACCCGGAGCAGGAACAATTGAGTAATAGCTTCAGCACCTACTGGCAAAGCAACAATATTTAACCAATAGTGGTTTCTTCACTAATCTCTTCAGGAAGCACGAGCTGTAGATGCTGAAAAATACATTAAAGTCCATACATGTGtcatatataaataccGGCTAAATTaatgtatatattaaaaTGCTTATAAATGTGTTGATGGTTAACCTTAGAATGGAGGAAAAGGTTATGAGAGTTATCAATTCTCCACTAACCATAGTAGTGGCTAAAGTGCAATCAGAGCCTGAACAAATACCAAcctttaagaaaaaagacaCCACTTCACATGATGGATGAAAACATTAAGTAGGTGGtctcatcatcatccatCATTTCTTGCAAACTCTTACCTTTCGTCATAACAGTCCTCTGGTCTACACCGGTTACAGACATCTTAGTTGTGTCCATGCCGTTTATCCTATCTAAGCTGTGTGGGGGGACAGTATAGTTCCTCCTCATGTATGCAGTCGGTACCACAGCAGCACCGACTAGCCCTAGCATGATGTACCTAAATTTCGGAGTTCTTACCACTCGTTGTGCTTCTGAATATATGCCTGAATCTAACTTCATTTCGAAAATGTGTTTGTTATATATAGATT from Saccharomyces eubayanus strain FM1318 chromosome VII, whole genome shotgun sequence includes:
- the MIC26 gene encoding Mic26p, which produces MTKNFYRELDPVEEKIVPPENATVISSDAKEATINEKEAKQGVLSQRVMRFIGENELVDGISVRDPAYMKKFFNERRLKLSAKWDKAATKIDEVVGKYYAREKSFTSTIASLHTDPEERLIPGLSSTLVAFMTGSVLTRRRTWLLRATMPLILGSCCFAYVMPSTFNNVMGLAHDLEKNSFPKFVQKQDRAWGKIKRFSNTSAQYYHDAKKWLNKDVEKTGDAIKDWTGVNIK
- the YHB1 gene encoding flavohemoglobin yields the protein MLSEHTRTIIKATVPVLEQQGTVITRTFYKNMLAEHTELLNIFNRTNQKVGAQPNALATTVLAAAKNIDDLSVLMDHVKQIGHKHRALQIKPEHYPIVGEYLLKAIREVLGDAATPEIISAWGEAYQAIADVFITVENKMYEEASWSGWKPFEITAKEYVSSEVAQFTVKPKVNSGIDLAILPITPGQYITVNTHPVRQGNQYDALRHYSLCSASAKDGLRFAVKMEAARDDYPAGLVSEYLHKDAKIGDEIKLSAPAGDFTINRELINQTKVPLVLLSSGAGVTPILAMLEEQVECNPERPVYWIQSSYDEKTQAFKKHVDRLLARCSNVEKIIVHTNTQPMIDAKFLKERTPAHADVYTCGSLAFMQAMLGHLRELEHRDDMIHYEPFGPKMSTVNV
- the SPG1 gene encoding Spg1p — its product is MKLDSGIYSEAQRVVRTPKFRYIMLGLVGAAVVPTAYMRRNYTVPPHSLDRINGMDTTKMSVTGVDQRTVMTKGKSLQEMMDDDETTYLMFSSIM